The genome window TATATTTAAATGTGCATTTAAGTGCTTATTTTGATTGATCAAGGTACTCTTCTGACAATGCCCTATTTGAATTGAGGTGGACATCTCTAAAACTGGCGTTTCAAGCTTTGAGGGTCCAGATGGGAAATTTGATGTTGATGTCTTCGATTCAACTATTGATTATGTGAAACTGATGAAGTATGAattaaaccccccccccccccccccaaccctctctattatttttttcttttgggcATATCATTCAATATGTGTTTGTCTTCTTTTAGATCGGATGTATGTCAAATATGTTCATGTCAAGTTCAAACGATAATTTAGAGCAGCCATTATACCGCCGTTGCTGAATGTGTAGTGCCATTCCCTTCCATAGTATTAAGGGTGTATGATGGAACTAGGGGTTGATGCGTGCAtcttcaattttttaatttacgGGAAGCAGTTGTTTTGTGATTGCCAAAACTCACCTTATCATCATCATTTATTTGATAGAGTAATATCTTATTCTTGTAAAATCGCCAGTGATCCAGGTATTCTTAATGGTCGCACTTCTGATTCAAAACTTGATCTGTCGCTTCTATTTCCAGGTCAATATTTGACTTCCCATCAATCCAGAAGTTGCTCTCTTCTCCAAAATTTGGTTTCTGGTATGTGTGTAGAGACCTTGTGATGCAATGTTGCAGCATATCATCTCATAAGTTACCTATTCCTGTTAAATGTATCTTCTGGATACTAACATCTTTATATACCATAGTTATGACGCACTTCATGGTGTTGCTGGATATTATGCTAAACGCATCTTCGTGGAGGAGCTTGGTGGAAAAGAAAGCTCTCTACTGAACTGTGTTCCTAAGGTCATTTCCTTTTCCCTGCATTGTGATTCTTCTTCTCAATGAATTGTTATCTCTATGTTTTCCTCTTAACAACTATTTCTACCATCAAGCCTTACAGTCTAGATGTACCGGGGATCACCATAATGGGTGTGGGTTTGATTCTCACTGGATCCTTTTCCTCCCCCTTTCCCAATGTAATAGGAAGAGATTTAAAGAAAAAAGTTATATTTCTGACATTTTTCTGTATACCTAATTGAATCAGGAGGACTTTGGTGGAGGACATCCAGATCCTAATCTGACCTATGCAAAGGAGTTAGTTGCGCGAATGGGATTGTCTAAATCACTTTCTGAACCCAATCCACCAGAATTTGGGGCAGCTGCTGATGGAGATGCAGACCGTAACATGATTCTTGGGAAAAGGTAACTTCCGGTTGTTTTTATTTGTTGAACTTAACTCCTTGCTTAgaattttatcttttaaaatttaTGTTTTCCCCTTGTTCTTTTCGGTCAGATTCTTCGTGACTCCGTCTGATTCTGTTGCTATCATAGCTGCCAATGCTGTTGAAGCCATACCTTATTTTTCTGGAGGTTTAAAAGGAGTTGCCAGGTTTATCATCTTACGGATCTTAACTTTCTATTACGACGATGTCATCATTTTTGTTGCTATTGTTATTGAAGATTTCAAGAAGAATAATGAAGCTTCTTGTATTTTTGTGTATCTTTACATTTCAATGAGAAGTAGTACTTATAGGTTCCTATGACTAATTTAGGAAAGGAAATCAATTACAGCTGTTATACAAATCAATTAGAATATCCTAGAATAGAATCAAATCTCTTAAAATTAAGTTTCCTACAATGAAGCTAGTCAACAATCAAATCTTCTAAAATTAAGTTTCCTACAATCAAGCTAGTCAACACTCTCCCTCAAGTTGGTGCAAAGATGTCACACATGCCCAACATGCAAACCAAAGTATGGAAGGTTCGTCTGTTAAGACCTTTTGTAAACACATCAGCTAGTTGTTTCTCTATGATACATGAAGCAAAGTCAAGGCACTACCTGTAATCTTTTATTTTATGAAGTGTTGATCAATTTCAACATGTTTCGTTTGGTCATGTTGAACAGGATTATGAGCTATGCTGATTGCAGCCTTGTTATCACAATACGAGGAAAGTTTTCCTTTTTCAGACAATTTCAATTCTTCTAGTAGCTTTTGTAACCACAGAAGTTCACATACACCATGGGCCATAGCTCTATATTTTGCCTCGGCACTTGATCTAGCAACTACACTTTGCTTCTTGCTTCTCCAAGTAACCATTCCCTCCTACGAGTGTACAATAACTGGATGTAGATCTTCTGTCATCCAGAGATCCAGCCCAATCTGCATCTGTATAAGCTTCTACCTAGAGGTGACCATGTTTGGAGAAAAGAAGACCTTTGCCTGGAGCAGACTTTAGATACCGCAGAATGTGGAAGACAACTTGCATATGAGAATCTTTAGGATCATGCATAAACTGACTTACCAAGCTGACTGAGTAAACATATCTGGTCTAGTGTGGGAGAGATAAATGAGTCTTCCAACCAACCTCTGATATCTCTCCTTATCTACATACTCTCCAACTCTTATTTGTAACTTGTGATTGCTTTCGATAGGCGATTCTGTTGGTTTGCATCCTGTCATATCAGTTTCTTTCAAGAGATCCAAATCATACTTTCTTTGAGAAATAAAAATTCACTTTTTCGATCTGGCAACCTCAATTCCCAAGAAGTACTGCAATTTTTTGAGATCCTTGATCTCGAATTACTGCGCCAACAACTTCTTCAATCGAACAATCTCCTCTTTGTCATCTCCTATCATTACTATATTATCAACATAAACTATGAGAAGAGTGACTTTACCGCTTTGATGTCTTATGAAGAGAGTATGATCGACATTGCTCTGTTGGTAACCAAAGGAGATAATTGCTTTGCAGAATCTGTCAAACCAAGCTCTAGGGGattgctttaatccgtacaagacTTTCTTCAGTTTGCACACCCTTCCTTGACTCTGTTCAGTATCAAATCCAGGAGGAATCTCCATATACACTTAttcttccaaatctccatgaagaAAAGCATTCTTCACATCAAACTGTGGTAAGTCCCAATCAAGATTGGTTgcacaagataaaataattaaatagtgTTCATTTTAGCAACTGGGGCAAATGTTTCTTAATAGTACACAACATAAATTTGAGTGAATCCCttagccaccaatcttgctttgaatCTTTTAATCGAGCCATCAGTTTTGTGTTTCACAGTGAAGACCCATCTGCAGCCAACCAACTTCTTATCGGGGGTTGATGTGACAAGCTCCCAAGTGCCATTTTTTGACAATGCCTTCATTTCTTCAATCATATCGTGCTTACATTTAGGATGTGCAAAAGCTTCCCTCCAGTTCTGGGGAATAGACACAGAAGAAATAGACAAGACAAATGCTGTATAGGACGGTGATGAAGAATTATAGGAGAAAAAACAGGATAAAGGGTGTTTAGTGGTGTAAGATCCGACTCTTTTTTTGTGAGCATTAGCTCTAGGCAAATTTAACTCATTAGGAAATATAGATTACTCACTAGTAAAAGAGGAATCGGCAGAAGAGGATTCAGCTTCAGTAGATTGTATGATGGCTTCTTCTGCTCTATTTCTCCTTATGTAAGTTATGAAATCAGGCCTTTCCAAACGCCCAACAATCTCCCCCTGAATCTTTTCTCCAATTTCACTTTCCTTTGTGGTAGTGGTATCAATAGTGGCGCTTGGGAGAATAATCTTTTCCTCCTTATAACTCTCCCTAAAGAGGTGATGGTGTAACATTGAAATAGGGCTCAGATTTTCAAAAAGTAACATCCATTTTGACAAAGGATCTCCTAGAGGGAGGATGATAGCATATGTACCCTTTTTGTGTTAGAGAATACCCGATAATGACACATTTAAGAGCTCTAGGATCAAACTTCCAAAGGTTTCTAGCCTAACACCTTGGAGGAACAACATAGTCATTTTTACCCTTTCAAGCTTCCAGAAGACTCTTAAAATTGAGGGTTTTAAGTAGCATTCTGTTGATGAGATATGCAACTGCTAGAATGGCATCCCCCAATAAGGTTTTGGTGGATTCATTGTAAGCATGAGAGATCTTGTCACTTCTAACAAATGCCTATTCTTCTTTTCAGCAACCCCATTTCAGCAACCCCATTATAAGGACAACTTGTTTGGTGGATTATCCCGTAGGACTCCAAATAAGCGCTAAATTTTTTATCCATGTATTTTGTGCCATTGTCAGTTCGTAAGGTTTTTATCTTAGTCTCAAATTGATTACAAATCATCTTATGAAACGACTAAAAGCAGGAGAAAATTTCACTTTTGGCCTTTAACAAATATACCCAAGTCATCCTAGTGCAAcaatcaataaaagtaataaaccATCGACTATCAGACAAAGAAATTGTTTGAGTAGGGCACCATACATCAGCATGAATAATCAAAAAAGGAGTTGTACTTTTATTATCACTTAAAGGATAAGAGTTTCTAGTATGCTTGGCAAATTCACAAGTATcacaaaacaaaaattcaaactcAGTTCTAGAAAACAAACTAGGATATAGCTCTTCAAAGCAAAAAATGATGGGTTCCCTAACCGTCTATGCTACTATATTTGTTTTTTGGTTGACATCCTTATTTCCTCCAAAAGAGGCCTGACCAAAGTCTTGAGTTCCATCAATCCAATATAAGTCATCATGCAATCGAACACtgccaatcatcttctttgtttgAAGATCCTGAAAAACACAATGGTCAGGGAAGAACTCAATACTACAATTTAGTTTTTTGGTGATGGCACTAATAGATAACAGGTTAACAGGAAACTCAGATACATGGAGAATAAATGATAATATAATATCAGGAGTACAAACAATAGATACTGTTCCAGAGACAGGAGTTAGGGAGCCATTGGCTATTTTGACATAATTCCCTTTGAAACTAGGAGAGTAATTTGAAAGCCTTTAAGAGCTTGTCATGTGTCTATTCTCACCAGAATCTATAATCCAAAAATTAGGGTGAGCATTAAAGGCAATACCTGACTACATAATTGGAATTGGCAACTTTATAATGGTCAAGTTTTTTTAGGAGACGACGAAGATGTTGAACTTCGTCCGAAGACAAAGGTTCTCCAGCTGCAGTTTCTCCGGATGTCTCCACATTTTCTGCAATATTAGCATGACTCTGATGGACTTGCACACTTTCCTCCACGACCTCTAGTTGGTCTACTATGTAGTTTCCAACATGTCTCTTTTGTGTGCCTTGGCTTTCCACAATAATCACAGTGCATGTGATCTTTATCACAAGTGATTGCCCTTGGTTGCTCATGAGATACTGTTAACCCGAATTTCTCCATTGGTGCTAAATAAAGCATGGCCCCTCATCGGCTCTCTTGTTGAACATAAGAGTATGCATCCTCAAGAGAAGGAAAATGAACTTTACCGAGAACTTGAACCCTAATTTGATCATATTCTTGGTTCAAACCAGCCAGAAAATTATAGACTCTTTCCTTTTCAACCAATTATTGAAAGAGAACTGCATCATATGTAAGCAAAACTTTGCTTGGAGGGTCTGATACATCTCCTGCCATAACCCACTTAACTCGGAATAATAATTAGTGATAGTCAACTCACCTTTCTTAGTGGCATGGATTTTATTTCGAACCTCAAAGATCTGGTTCCATTTGCGAGAGTAAGTGCGCCAAGCGGAATTCTAGATCTTTGCAGCAGTATCAAGCAATAAATATTGCTTAGAGATTCAAGGGTGCATAGTGTTCAAAAGCCATGTCATAATAAGGGAATTATGAGAATCTCATTGACCATAGTTAGGGTCAGTCACAATAGGTGCTTTTTTTTCTACAGTAATATAACCAAGCAACTTTCTAGACTTAATAAGAAGTAGACAAGATCTTGACCAAGCAAGATATGTACCAGCCCCATCCAATTTAACAACACTAATTTGAGACATAAAATTATTATCTATTTTTGTATCACCTATAGTTTGAACAAGTAATAATCTTTAGTGTCAAAAAAATCGAATAGGCATATTCAAAAATATAGAAATAACCTTCCAGAGATAGAATATGCCTGATTTCGCCGGAAGAACTCACCGGAAAAATTCTGTATGGTCGGAATCTCCAGAACTTTGGATGGGAAGGGTCGGAATAGGCTTGCGACCCGAGATCTGGAAAACTTTTCTGGAAAAATTCGCCGGAAAGCTGTAGATCTCACCGGAAAAGTAGCTGCCACGCCGGAACTCAAAAGAAGTTTGTGTTGCAGATAACCACCAAGAGAGAGAAAACTCGACCTCTTTGATAAAACGGAACTCTAGTGCTGCGAGAAAGATAACTCacctcaaaaatcatgaaaaattCAAGAAGAAAAATGAAGCTTTTTGTATTTCTATGTATCTTTACATTCCAATGAGCAGTAGTACTTATGCAGAGGTTCCTATGGCTAATTTTGGAAAGGAAATAAATTATAGCTATTATACAAATCAATTAGAATAAAATCTCCTAGAATAGAATCAAATCTCCTACAATAAAATAGTCAACAATCAAATCTCTTAAAAATAAGTTTCCTATAATAAGGCTAGTCaacaattattattattgttcttATTTCTTATTATTGTTCTTATTTCTGCTTATGTTCCTTTTGTTTTTCAGTCGTTCTctagtcgagggtctatcggaaatagcctctctgctTTTCCAGGGGTAGGggctgcgtacatcttaccctccccagaccccacttgtgggaaactactgggtttgttgttgttgttgcatttcTGTTTATGTTTTTAAAGTGGCTGCTGCTTGGCTGTAAATAGTGCTTAGCAAAAGTTTCTTATATGAGCACAACCATTTTATCTTTTAGGGAAGTCATTAACTATCTGGTTTGATTTCATGTAACCATAACCTTTCTGCAGGAGTATGCCCACATCGGCTGCCCTAGATGTTGTAGCTAAAAGTCTGAACCTGAAATTTTATGAGGTACTATATTACTGAGATTAcattcattttcattttctttcttctgTTTTAGGGTAGGGTGATTGGgtgttttttttttggggggggaggTGTGCTGACGGATGCAGAAGTTGTTAGTGTTTTAGTGTTCTCTTTTTCTGTCTTTACCTGCATGCTTAAAAGTTTTTGCTTATTTAGGTACCCACTGGTTGGAAATTTTTTGGTAACTTGATGGATGCTGGAATGTGTTCAATTTGTGGAGAAGAAAGTTTTGGAACTGGTTAGcttttttgagtttcaaacattTAACTGATAGGGCTAAGCTACATAATATTCTAATCCGACACATAAAAGTACTTAATATCTTTCGTTATGTCTTCACAGGCTCAGACCATATTCGAGAGAAAGATGGGATATGGGCAGTTTTGGCTTGGCTCTCTATTCTTGCCGATAAGAATAAGGATAACCTTGGGGGAGAAAAGCTTGTGAGTGTTGAAGACATAGTTCGCCAACACTGGGCAACCTATGGACGCCACTATTACACTCGATATGATTATGAGGTATCTGCAGAATCATACTTCTTATTCAACGTTAAATGAGTTCTTCTGTATATGTTTATCATGACTCCTGTTACTCTATTTGTATTATTTATTCCAGAATGTCGATGCGGCTGGAGCAAAGGAGCTAATGGCTCATTTGGTCAAGCTGCAATCGTCCCTCGATGAAGTGAACAAGTACGCTACTCTTTTTATGTCAATTTCTCTCTGGAAGATGAAACATTTCTCAAACATGGCATTGATATTTGCTGTTTGTCGCATGtttcacatgtattatttcttttatttttggggTATTCTGCTTTGGTTTACCATCTCTTGCATGACGCAAATCCCAGGTATAAC of Nicotiana tomentosiformis chromosome 7, ASM39032v3, whole genome shotgun sequence contains these proteins:
- the LOC104114540 gene encoding phosphoglucomutase, cytoplasmic-like, yielding MVAFKVTRVGTTPFDGQKPGTSGLRKKVKVFTQPHYLQNFVQATFNALGSDKVKGATLVISGDGRYFSKDAIQVITKMAAANGVRRVWVGQHGLMSTPAVSAVVRDRVGADGSKANGAFILTASHNPGGPHEDFGVKYNMENGGPAPEGVTNKIYENTTTIKEYLIAEGLPDVDISKTGVSSFEGPDGKFDVDVFDSTIDYVKLMKSIFDFPSIQKLLSSPKFGFCYDALHGVAGYYAKRIFVEELGGKESSLLNCVPKEDFGGGHPDPNLTYAKELVARMGLSKSLSEPNPPEFGAAADGDADRNMILGKRFFVTPSDSVAIIAANAVEAIPYFSGGLKGVARSMPTSAALDVVAKSLNLKFYEVPTGWKFFGNLMDAGMCSICGEESFGTGSDHIREKDGIWAVLAWLSILADKNKDNLGGEKLVSVEDIVRQHWATYGRHYYTRYDYENVDAAGAKELMAHLVKLQSSLDEVNKIIKGIHSDVSNVVHGDEFEYKDPVDSSISKHQGIRYLFEDGSRLVFRLSGTGSEGATIRVYIEQYEKDPSKIGRDSQEALAPLVEVAIKLSKMQEFTGRSAPTVIT